The Macellibacteroides fermentans genome includes the window CTATAGAGCGATGAACGAGCATAAGAAATTTTCAATCAATAACATGATGTTGGCATTTATCACGGTGATAGTCGTGATTGGTTTGGTGGCATTGGCCGGATTCTTTTTGCTTACTCCTCCCGAAGAGGTGATTATGGGGCAGGCCGAAGCAACCGAAATCAGGATTTCGGGAAAGGTTCCGGGACGAATAGTCTCTTATCGTTACCATGAAGGTGAAAAAGTAATGAAGGGAGATACCCTTGTCTTCCTTGATACTCCGGAAGTGCAGGCCAAGTTCAGACAGGCCGAAGCAGCGATGAGTGCTGCACAGGCGCAAAACAGAAAGGCTATAAAAGGTGCGAGAACGGAGCAGATTACGGCAGCCTACGAGATGTGGCAGAAGTCGCAGGCCGGATTGGAAATTGCTAAAAAGTCGTACGACCGTATCCAGAATCTTTTTTCCAAAGGGGTGATATCTGCTCAGAAGCGTGATGAAGCCGAAGCTAATTACAAGGCTATGGTTGCCACAGAGAAAGCCGCACGATCTCAGTACGATATGGCTAAAAACGGAGCCGAACGTGAAGATAAGGATGCTGCGGCAGCATTGGTGGAACGGGCTCAGGGAGCTGTGGATGAGGTTGAGTCGTATATGCGTGAGTCGGCTTTGGTTTCGCCTATTGATGGAGAGATATCCGAGCAGTTTCCCGAAGTAGGTGAGCTGGTAGGTACCGGTGCTCCGATTCTTAATATAGCCGATCTTACGGATATGTGGGTTACATTCAGCATCCGCGAAGATCTGCTGAAGGATATTAAAATGGGAACTTCAATCAAAGCGTTTATTCCGGCACTAAACAACAAGGAGGTCACACTTAAAGTCACCTATATGAAGGACATGGGATCGTATGCTGCATGGAAAGCTACGAAAACCAACGGCCAGTTTGATTCTAAAACATTCGAAGTACGTGCTAAACCCGATGCACCGATTGCCGATTTGCGTCCGGGTATGTCTGTGATAATGAAAAAGAAATGAACATGACACAACTGAGGATAAGCATACAAAGTGTTAAGAATGTTGCCATACGTGAACTGCGCCGCCTGGTAGCCAAGCCTTTGTATATATTCTGTATGCTGGTAGCCCCTCTTTTTTGCATGGTGTTTTTCTTGTCGTTGATGAAAGAGGGATTGCCGGTAGACTTACCTATTGCTGTAGTGGATCTTGATAACTCCTCTACTTCCAGGTCGCTGATTCGTCAGCTTAATGCCTTCGAGCAAACAGAAGTAGCCATGCAGACCATGTCGTTTACCGATGCACGGATTGCCATGCAGAAGGGAGAAGTATACGGGATTTTTTATATTCCGGAAAGGTTTGCTGCAGATGCTACTACCGGAAAGCAACCTCGCCTGTCTTTCTATACCAACGGTTCATACCTGATTGCTGGATCGTTGCTGTTTAAGGACATGAAAACCATTTCGGTGCTGGCTGGAGGTTCGGTGGGCTTGAAGACCGGAACGGCCAAAGGCCTTACGGAAGCCCAGATTAAAGGGCAGTTGCAACCTATTGTTGTAGACACTCATTCCATAGGAAATCCGTGGCTCAAT containing:
- a CDS encoding HlyD family secretion protein; the encoded protein is MNEHKKFSINNMMLAFITVIVVIGLVALAGFFLLTPPEEVIMGQAEATEIRISGKVPGRIVSYRYHEGEKVMKGDTLVFLDTPEVQAKFRQAEAAMSAAQAQNRKAIKGARTEQITAAYEMWQKSQAGLEIAKKSYDRIQNLFSKGVISAQKRDEAEANYKAMVATEKAARSQYDMAKNGAEREDKDAAAALVERAQGAVDEVESYMRESALVSPIDGEISEQFPEVGELVGTGAPILNIADLTDMWVTFSIREDLLKDIKMGTSIKAFIPALNNKEVTLKVTYMKDMGSYAAWKATKTNGQFDSKTFEVRAKPDAPIADLRPGMSVIMKKK